A window of the Leptospira terpstrae serovar Hualin str. LT 11-33 = ATCC 700639 genome harbors these coding sequences:
- a CDS encoding phytoene desaturase family protein, with translation MSHYDTIVIGAGNAGLMAATRLQREGSKTLLLERHNVPGGCATSFLRGDFEFEVALHQLSGVGTESSPFIMRRVFEELGVLNKIELVQEEELYRIIMPGKLDVTLPADWSELQYHLKSLYPEEGNSIDRFFTMSEAVVNEYYFILPRIRLTNDEEKLQTKCPNFSAYGLRSTTEVLNEFFSNNDLIDIITPYWSYVGIPTTDLVFAEFIGMLYFYCVYKPWHIKGGSQMLSSALLSSFEEAGGEVRFHCSAEKIFTENGAVRAVLLETGETVTCDAVVSNASPLITYHEMLDLETPPSSVLQDFKSRRMGVSAVCLYLGLDCSPEELGFTTASTFVMTTSNAEVTEDRMYTLDAPDWGMVTCYNFIDKELAPKGKSVVTLVALQYGEAWKDIPPESYISTKYEFGDKLISLVEQAYPKIREHIEKAEVATPMTMMRYLNTPGGAIYGFKQTLQDGSLMRESLDAIDGLYSASSWTSMGGFQPTYLNGYNTARKIIKRFKVKRKSIKST, from the coding sequence ATGTCTCACTATGACACAATAGTAATTGGTGCCGGTAACGCTGGTTTGATGGCAGCCACTCGACTTCAACGCGAAGGTTCCAAAACTTTGTTATTAGAAAGGCATAATGTCCCTGGAGGATGTGCGACTTCCTTTTTACGAGGGGATTTTGAGTTTGAAGTGGCTTTGCACCAACTCAGTGGAGTAGGAACAGAATCAAGTCCGTTTATCATGCGCCGTGTTTTTGAAGAACTGGGTGTATTGAATAAAATCGAACTCGTTCAAGAAGAAGAACTCTATCGTATCATCATGCCAGGTAAGTTAGATGTTACCTTACCTGCGGACTGGAGCGAATTACAATATCATTTAAAAAGTCTTTATCCAGAAGAAGGAAACTCGATCGATCGTTTTTTTACAATGAGCGAAGCCGTGGTCAATGAATACTATTTTATTCTACCTCGAATTCGTTTGACAAACGATGAAGAAAAACTCCAAACCAAATGTCCAAATTTTTCAGCCTATGGCCTACGTTCTACGACCGAAGTCCTGAATGAGTTTTTTTCCAACAATGATTTAATTGATATAATCACACCATACTGGAGTTATGTGGGAATTCCTACGACCGATCTAGTTTTTGCTGAATTCATCGGGATGTTATATTTTTACTGTGTGTATAAACCTTGGCACATCAAAGGTGGGTCGCAAATGCTTTCCAGCGCTCTTCTTTCATCCTTTGAAGAAGCTGGGGGAGAAGTGCGTTTTCACTGTTCAGCAGAAAAAATATTCACGGAGAACGGTGCTGTGCGAGCAGTCCTTCTGGAAACAGGGGAAACGGTTACCTGTGATGCTGTTGTATCTAATGCAAGTCCTCTCATTACTTATCATGAAATGTTAGATTTAGAAACTCCCCCTTCTTCTGTACTCCAGGATTTTAAATCCCGAAGGATGGGTGTATCTGCCGTTTGCCTTTATCTAGGACTTGATTGTTCACCTGAAGAACTCGGGTTCACAACCGCATCCACCTTTGTCATGACTACTTCCAATGCGGAAGTCACTGAAGATCGAATGTATACTTTGGATGCTCCAGACTGGGGTATGGTTACTTGTTATAATTTCATTGATAAGGAACTAGCGCCTAAGGGAAAGTCAGTGGTTACTCTTGTTGCCTTACAATATGGAGAAGCGTGGAAAGACATTCCTCCAGAAAGTTATATTTCCACAAAATATGAGTTTGGTGATAAGCTGATTTCACTTGTGGAACAAGCTTATCCAAAGATAAGAGAACATATAGAAAAAGCAGAAGTAGCAACCCCTATGACTATGATGCGTTATTTGAATACACCAGGTGGGGCCATTTATGGATTCAAACAGACGTTACAAGACGGATCACTTATGCGCGAATCTCTGGATGCCATCGATGGTCTATATTCTGCGAGCAGCTGGACGAGTATGGGCGGATTTCAACCTACCTATTTGAATGGTTACAATACAGCAAGGAAAATCATCAAACGGTTCAAAGTTAAGCGTAAATCAATAAAAAGTACATAA